In one Pseudodesulfovibrio tunisiensis genomic region, the following are encoded:
- a CDS encoding anion permease, with protein sequence MKLDWKMVLPVALGGAVALFPAPSGLPAGVWYYFALFVSVIVALILEPIPAAAVGLIGVTLGAVLRLVPVSPGEPVSTGQALQWALSGFSNSTVWLIFAAFMFARGYENTGLGRRIGLVLIKALGRRTLGMGYAVAFADLVLAPFTPSNTARSGGTIYPIIRNIPELYGSTPDNEPRKMGGYLMWTALASTCVTSSMFFTGLAPNLLALTMVQDVAGVNVTWMEWFRGFLPVGAVLFLSTPFMVYCIYPPTQRHSPEAPAWAGAELDALGCVTPRELLMMGLILFALAMWMFGGAIMSGTTVAMVVLCLMVLTGILSWDDVIGNRKAWNVLVWFATLVTMAGGLARTGFLKWFADNVAFMLSDMAPLTIIMLLVTLFFVSHYLFASITAHVTALLPVFLAAAVAIPDLPIKPFAMLLCFTLGIMGVITPFATGPSPIYYGSGYVSRKEFWVLGLIFGVMYLAVLLVLGVPYVLRMFG encoded by the coding sequence ATGAAACTGGACTGGAAGATGGTTCTCCCTGTGGCGCTAGGTGGTGCTGTTGCCTTGTTTCCCGCGCCGTCCGGCCTTCCTGCCGGAGTCTGGTACTATTTCGCATTGTTTGTTTCCGTGATTGTCGCCCTGATTCTGGAACCTATTCCCGCCGCAGCAGTGGGGTTGATAGGCGTTACCTTGGGGGCGGTATTGCGTTTGGTTCCGGTAAGTCCCGGAGAACCGGTTTCCACCGGGCAGGCCCTGCAATGGGCGTTGTCCGGATTCTCCAACAGTACGGTCTGGCTGATCTTTGCCGCGTTCATGTTTGCCCGTGGGTATGAGAATACCGGGTTGGGGCGTCGTATCGGGCTGGTCCTCATCAAGGCGTTGGGGCGGCGGACGCTGGGCATGGGCTATGCCGTGGCCTTTGCCGACCTTGTTCTTGCTCCTTTCACTCCGTCCAATACCGCGCGCAGCGGCGGCACGATCTATCCCATCATCAGAAACATTCCGGAACTGTACGGATCGACTCCGGACAACGAGCCGCGCAAGATGGGCGGGTATCTCATGTGGACGGCACTGGCTTCGACCTGCGTGACCAGTTCCATGTTTTTTACCGGACTGGCTCCGAATCTGCTGGCTTTGACCATGGTGCAGGATGTGGCCGGAGTGAACGTGACATGGATGGAGTGGTTCAGGGGATTTCTGCCTGTGGGGGCCGTCCTGTTTCTGAGCACGCCGTTCATGGTCTATTGCATCTACCCCCCGACCCAGCGGCATTCACCGGAGGCACCGGCATGGGCCGGAGCGGAGCTGGATGCCCTTGGCTGCGTGACACCCAGGGAATTGCTGATGATGGGGCTGATCCTGTTCGCCCTTGCCATGTGGATGTTCGGGGGAGCGATCATGAGCGGGACCACCGTGGCCATGGTGGTCCTGTGTCTCATGGTACTTACGGGGATATTGTCCTGGGATGATGTCATCGGCAACAGAAAGGCGTGGAACGTGCTGGTCTGGTTCGCCACACTGGTGACCATGGCGGGTGGCCTTGCGCGGACCGGATTTCTGAAGTGGTTCGCGGACAACGTGGCATTCATGCTGTCGGACATGGCGCCCCTGACCATAATCATGCTGCTTGTGACGCTATTTTTCGTGTCCCACTATCTGTTCGCCAGCATCACGGCACATGTGACCGCGCTGTTGCCCGTGTTTCTGGCTGCAGCCGTGGCCATTCCCGATCTGCCCATCAAACCGTTCGCCATGCTGTTGTGCTTTACCCTCGGGATCATGGGCGTGATCACGCCGTTCGCCACCGGGCCGAGCCCCATCTATTACGGAAGCGGGTATGTCAGCCGAAAGGAATTCTGGGTTCTGGGGCTGATTTTCGGAGTCATGTATCTGGCCGTGCTGCTTGTTCTCGGCGTGCCATATGTCCTGCGAATGTTCGGATAG
- a CDS encoding NADH-quinone oxidoreductase subunit N — MNFNPVLIVPELYFLALVLVLLVQALGPRDWHPHVERWIPYGAGLGFMVTMTAYHAHGSMFWDVYKLDMMSQFFKIVIAFGFFVAVVNATRQPTLEEGKRSDYFMLLGFSALGLMMLSSAVELITVYLALELASYSLYAVIPLRSRDKGAAEAAIKYILFGAVATALALYGLSYIMAVQHTTYISELVSKPWHFADAPMAVVGLSLFLAGMFYKLALFPFHFWCPDVYQGASNETAAYVATLPKMGAVVVLVRLAAFLKPGLEITSILAVLGAASMTFGNLSALAQTDLKRILGFSSVAHAGYIMVGLVSGSAEGLAAAAFYAMSYLIMNLLVFWVVSRIAVDGRNLRLADLNGLHKRAPALAFALAAGAFALVGLPPTIGFIGKFFLITSAWDHGYNWLVITLVVNSALAIYYYLSIVRHAYTEDATQEAGPEPDKGPFSIAGAGLLAGAVLVVGMIPAPLFNFAVKAGESLLQ, encoded by the coding sequence GTGAATTTCAATCCCGTTCTGATTGTCCCTGAACTCTACTTTCTGGCCCTGGTTCTGGTCCTGCTCGTGCAGGCGCTCGGTCCCAGGGACTGGCATCCGCACGTGGAGCGCTGGATTCCCTACGGGGCCGGACTCGGGTTCATGGTCACCATGACCGCGTACCATGCCCATGGCTCCATGTTCTGGGACGTGTACAAGCTGGACATGATGTCCCAGTTCTTCAAGATCGTGATCGCGTTCGGCTTTTTCGTGGCCGTGGTCAATGCCACGCGTCAGCCCACTCTGGAAGAGGGCAAGAGGTCGGACTACTTCATGCTTCTCGGTTTCTCGGCCCTCGGGCTGATGATGCTTTCCTCGGCCGTGGAGCTGATTACCGTGTATCTTGCTCTGGAACTGGCTTCCTACAGCCTGTATGCGGTGATTCCTCTGCGTTCCCGCGACAAGGGAGCTGCCGAGGCCGCCATCAAGTACATCCTGTTCGGTGCCGTGGCCACGGCTTTGGCCCTGTACGGCCTGTCCTACATCATGGCTGTGCAGCATACCACCTACATCTCCGAGCTGGTGAGCAAGCCGTGGCACTTTGCCGACGCGCCCATGGCCGTTGTCGGATTGTCCCTGTTTCTGGCGGGCATGTTCTACAAGCTGGCCCTGTTTCCGTTCCACTTCTGGTGTCCGGACGTGTATCAGGGCGCGAGCAATGAAACTGCCGCCTATGTGGCGACCCTGCCCAAGATGGGCGCGGTTGTCGTGCTGGTGCGGCTCGCCGCGTTCCTCAAGCCCGGTCTGGAAATCACTTCGATTCTGGCCGTGCTCGGTGCGGCTTCCATGACCTTCGGCAATCTGTCCGCCTTGGCGCAGACAGACCTCAAGCGCATTCTGGGCTTTTCGTCCGTGGCGCATGCCGGATACATCATGGTCGGTCTGGTGAGCGGATCGGCCGAGGGCCTTGCCGCTGCCGCATTCTACGCCATGTCCTATCTGATCATGAATCTGCTGGTGTTCTGGGTGGTCAGCCGCATTGCCGTGGATGGTCGGAACCTGCGTCTGGCTGATCTCAACGGGCTGCACAAGCGTGCCCCGGCTCTGGCATTTGCCTTGGCAGCCGGAGCCTTTGCCCTTGTGGGACTGCCCCCGACCATCGGGTTCATCGGCAAGTTCTTCCTGATCACCTCGGCATGGGATCACGGATACAACTGGCTGGTCATCACGCTGGTCGTGAACTCGGCGCTGGCCATCTACTACTATCTGAGCATCGTGCGTCACGCATACACCGAGGACGCGACTCAGGAGGCCGGGCCCGAGCCGGACAAGGGACCGTTCAGTATTGCCGGAGCAGGGCTGCTTGCCGGGGCCGTACTGGTGGTTGGCATGATTCCGGCTCCGCTGTTCAACTTTGCGGTCAAGGCCGGGGAAAGCCTGCTGCAATAA